A stretch of the Mustela nigripes isolate SB6536 chromosome X, MUSNIG.SB6536, whole genome shotgun sequence genome encodes the following:
- the LOC132007854 gene encoding LOW QUALITY PROTEIN: 52 kDa repressor of the inhibitor of the protein kinase-like (The sequence of the model RefSeq protein was modified relative to this genomic sequence to represent the inferred CDS: inserted 3 bases in 2 codons; deleted 2 bases in 2 codons; substituted 1 base at 1 genomic stop codon), whose protein sequence is MPNFGNAPNCTRKSTQSDLAFFRFPPDPARCQKWVENCRSADLEDKTPDQLNKHYRLRAKHFETSMICRTIHFSPYRTVLRDNAIPTIFDLTSHLNYPHSRHRKRIKELSEDETRTLKQKKIDETXQEPKHKXNSNAQNPSAEGGEEQDEDILPLTLEEKENKEYLKSLFEILILMGKQNIPLDGHETDEIPEGLFTPDNFEALLKCRINSGEEVLTKRFETTAVNTLFCWKTQQKQMIEICESCIWEETLREVRDAHFFSIITDDVVDIAGEEHLPVLVRFVDESHNLREEFVGFLPCEADAEILAVKFHTTITEKWGLNMEYCRGQAYIVSSGFSSKMKVVASRLSEKYPQAVYTLCSSCALNMWLAKSVPVVGVSVALGTIEEVCSLFHRSSQLLLELDNVISVLFQNNEEKGKELKEICHSQWTGRHDALVLCLDGINNDTNIRWNNYIAGGAFVLCCAVTDFDFIVTIVVLKNVLSFTRAFGENLQGQTSDVFFAASSLTAVLHSLNEVMENIEVYHEFWFEEATNLATKLDIQMKLPGKFRRAQQGYLESQLTSESYYKETXSVPTVEHIIQELKDTVSEQHLKALKCISLVPSVMGQLKFNTSEEHHADMCRSDLPNPDTLSAELHCWRIKWKHRGKDIELPSTIYEALHLPDIKFFPNVYALLKVLYTLPVMKVENERNENGQKHLKAYLRNTLTDQRSSNLALFNINFGIKHDLDLMVDTYIKLYTTKSELPTDNSETIENT, encoded by the exons ATGCCGAACTTCGGCAATGCCCCCAACTGCACGAGGAAGAGCACGCAGTCGGACCTGGCCTTCTTCAGGTTCCCGCCGGATCCAGCCAGATGCCAGAAGTGGGTGGAGAATTGTAGGAGTGCAGACTTAGAAGATAAAACGCCTGATCAACTAAACAAACATTATCGATTACGTGCCAAACACTTTGAGACCTCTATGATCTGTAGAACTATACATTTT AGTCCTTATAGGACAGTTCTTCGAGATAATGCAATACCAACAATATTTGATCTTACCAGTCATTTGAACTATCCACATAGTAGACACAGAAAACGAATAAAAGAATTGAGTGAAGATGAAACCAGgacactgaaacag aaaaaaattgatgaaactTAACAGGaaccaaaacata taaacagcAACGCTCAGAATCCTAGTGCAGAAGGGGGTGAGGAACAGGATGAAGATATTTTACCTTTAACccttgaagagaaagaaaacaaagaatacttaaaatctctatttgaaattttgattcttatgggaaaacaaaacataccTCTGGATGGGCATGAAACTGATGAAATCCCAGAGGGTCTCTTTACTCCTGATAACTTTGAAGCGCTGCTGAAGTGCCGGATAAATTCTGGTGAAGAGGTTCTGACAAAGCGCTTTGAGACAACAGCAGTTAACACATTGTTCTGCTGGAAAACACAGCAGAAACAGATGATAGAGATCTGTGAGAGCTGCATTTGGGAAGAAACTCTCAGGGAAGTGAGAGACGCGCACTTCTTTTCCATCATCACTGATGACGTAGTGGACATAGCAGGAGAAGAACACTTGCCTGTGTTGGTGAGGTTTGTTGATGAATCTCATAACCTGAGAGAGGAATTTGTGGGCTTCTTGCCTTGTGAAGCTGATGCAGAAATTTTGGCTGTGAAATTTCACACTACCATAACTGAGAAGTGG GGGTTAAACATGGAGTATTGTCGTGGCCAGGCTTACATTGTGTCCAGTggattttcttccaaaatgaaaGTTGTTGCTTCTAGACTTTCAGAGAAATATCCCCAAGCTGTCTACACACTTTGCTCATCTTGTGCCTTAAATATGTGGCTGGCAAAATCAGTGCCTGTTGTGGGAGTGTCTGTTGCGTTAGGAACAATTGAGGAAGTTTGTTCTTTGTTCCATCGATCCTCACAACTGCTTTTGGAGCTTGACAATGTAATTTCTGTCCTCTTTCAGAACAATGAGGAAAAGGGTAAAGAACTGAAGGAGATCTGCCATTCTCAGTGGACAGGTAGGCATGATGCACTTGTTTTATGTTTAGATGGTATAAATAATGATACAAATATTAGGTGGAATAACTATATAGCTGGTGGAGCTTTTGTACTCTGCTGTGCAGTAACAGATTTTGATTTCATTGTTACCATTGTTGTTCTTAAAAATGTTCTATCTTTTACAAGAGCCTTTGGGGAAAATCTCCAAGGGCAGACgtctgatgtcttctttgcagccAGTAGCTTGACTGCAGTGCTGCATTCACTAAATGAAGTGATGGAAAATATTGAAGTTTATCATGAATTTTGGTTTGAAGAAGCCACAAATTTGGCAACTAAACTTGATATTCAGATGAAACTCCCTGGGAAATTCCGCAGAGCGCAGCAAGGTTACCTGGAATCTCAGCTCACTTCTGAGAGTTACTATAAAGAAAC AAGTGTTCCAACAGTGGAACACATTATTCAGGAACTGAAGGATACAGTCTCAGAACAGCACCTCAAAGCTCTTAAATGCATATCTCTTGTACCCTCTGTCATGGGACAGCTCAAATTTAATACATCAGAGGAACACCATGCTGACATGTgcagaagtgacttgcccaatcCTGACACACTCTCAGCTGAGCTGCATTGCTGGAGAATCAAATGGAAACACAGAGGGAAAGATATAGAGCTTCCATCTACCATTTATGAGGCCCTCCATCTACCAGACATCAAGTTTTTTCCTAATGTTTATGCATTGCTGAAAGTCCTGTATACTCTTCCTGTGATGAAGGTTGAGAATGAACGCaatgaaaatgggcaaaagcatCTTAAAGCATACCTGAGGAACACTTTGACAGACCAACGGTCAAGTAACTTGGCTTTGTTTAACATAAATTTTGGCATAAAACATGATCTCGATTTAATGGTGGACACATATATCAAACTCTATACAACTAAGTCAGAGCTTCCTACAGATAACTCAGAAACCATTGAAAATACCTAA